The following coding sequences lie in one Tistrella bauzanensis genomic window:
- a CDS encoding CoA-acylating methylmalonate-semialdehyde dehydrogenase → MSRTIEHLIGGARVAPEGPRRAPVFNPATGEQVADLGLATVAEVTRAIDVAAEAFPAWAATPPARRARVMFRFKELLEARADDIARAISAEHGKTHADALGEVARGMEVVEFACGIPQLLKGEYSRNVGPMIDSFDMREPLGVVAGITPFNFPAMVPLWMFPLAIAAGNTFVLKPSEKDPSAALLVAELAHEAGLPAGVLNVVQGDKEAVDALLSDPRVEAVSFVGSTPIAQYVYATGTANGKRVQALGGAKNHMVILPDADLDQAVDALMGAGFGSAGERCMAISVAVPVGEGTADRLIEKLAPRVEAMKVGPATDPDAEMGPLISEIHARKVRGYIDQGVAEGARLVVDGRDFRLQGYEGGYFVGGTLFDRVTTDMAIYREEIFGPVLSVVRSGSYEDAVAMINAHEYGNGTALFTRDGDAARDFIARVRIGMVGVNVPIPVPVAYHSFGGWKKSLFGAHHIYGPEGVKFYTRLKTVTQRWPTGIRSGAQFNFPAMG, encoded by the coding sequence ATGTCCCGGACCATCGAGCATCTGATCGGCGGCGCCCGCGTGGCCCCTGAAGGTCCGCGCCGCGCGCCCGTGTTCAACCCCGCGACCGGCGAACAGGTGGCCGATCTTGGGCTTGCGACCGTGGCCGAGGTGACCCGCGCGATCGATGTGGCGGCCGAGGCGTTTCCGGCCTGGGCCGCGACCCCGCCGGCGCGGCGCGCGCGGGTGATGTTCCGGTTCAAGGAACTGCTGGAGGCGCGCGCCGACGACATCGCCCGCGCGATCAGCGCCGAGCACGGCAAGACCCATGCCGATGCGCTGGGCGAGGTGGCGCGCGGCATGGAGGTGGTGGAATTTGCCTGCGGCATTCCGCAATTGCTGAAGGGTGAATACAGCCGCAATGTCGGCCCGATGATCGACAGCTTCGACATGCGCGAGCCGCTGGGGGTGGTGGCCGGTATCACGCCGTTCAACTTCCCGGCCATGGTGCCGCTGTGGATGTTTCCGCTGGCGATCGCCGCCGGCAACACCTTCGTGCTGAAGCCGTCGGAGAAAGACCCGAGTGCGGCACTGCTGGTGGCGGAACTGGCCCATGAGGCCGGCCTGCCGGCGGGGGTGCTGAACGTGGTGCAGGGCGACAAAGAGGCGGTGGACGCGCTGTTGAGCGATCCGCGGGTCGAGGCGGTGAGCTTCGTGGGCTCCACCCCGATCGCGCAGTATGTCTATGCGACCGGCACCGCCAACGGCAAGCGGGTGCAGGCGCTGGGCGGCGCCAAGAACCATATGGTGATCCTGCCCGATGCTGATCTGGACCAGGCGGTGGATGCGCTGATGGGGGCCGGCTTCGGGTCGGCCGGCGAACGCTGCATGGCGATTTCGGTGGCGGTGCCGGTGGGCGAGGGCACCGCCGACCGGCTGATCGAGAAGCTGGCGCCACGGGTGGAGGCGATGAAGGTTGGCCCCGCCACCGACCCCGATGCCGAGATGGGGCCGCTGATTTCCGAGATCCACGCCCGCAAGGTGCGCGGCTATATCGATCAGGGCGTGGCCGAGGGCGCGCGGCTGGTGGTCGATGGCCGCGATTTCCGCCTGCAAGGCTATGAGGGCGGCTATTTCGTCGGCGGCACCCTGTTCGACCGAGTGACGACCGATATGGCGATCTATCGCGAGGAGATCTTCGGCCCGGTGCTGTCGGTGGTGCGCAGCGGATCGTATGAAGACGCGGTGGCGATGATCAACGCCCATGAATACGGCAACGGCACGGCGCTGTTCACCCGCGATGGCGATGCCGCGCGCGATTTCATCGCCCGGGTGCGGATCGGCATGGTGGGGGTGAACGTGCCGATCCCGGTGCCGGTGGCCTATCACAGCTTTGGCGGCTGGAAGAAATCGCTGTTCGGCGCCCATCACATCTATGGACCCGAGGGGGTGAAATTCTACACCCGCCTGAAGACCGTCACCCAGCGCTGGCCCACCGGTATCCGGTCCGGTGCCCAGTTCAATTTCCCGGCGATGGGGTAG
- a CDS encoding Zn-dependent hydrolase, which yields MSNIRINGDRLWDSLMEMAKIGATDKGGVCRLALTDLDRQGRDLFVQWAKDAGCTITVDKMGNIFARREGRNPSLPPVMTGSHLDSQPTGGRFDGVYGVLAGLEVLRTLNDLNYETEAPVEVAVWTNEEGSRFAPAMVASGVFAGVFDLDYGLSRADQDGRTMGQELARIGYAGDQPMGKPVGAYFEAHIEQGPILEAEDKTIGIVTHAQGQRWFEVTLTGQEAHAGPTPMPIRRDALLGAARMVQAVNRIGLDNAPVACATVGLMQVYPNSRNVIPGRVFFTVDLRHPDDAVLAKMADEFHAALNEILAEGKLTAEVEQIFYYAPVPFDEDCVGAVRAATAAAGFSNRDIVSGAGHDACYLAKVAPTGMIFIPCIDGISHNEVEDAKPEWVSAGCEVLLGAMLERANAGGATVGAGSKADAA from the coding sequence ATGTCGAATATCCGGATCAATGGCGACCGGCTCTGGGACAGCCTGATGGAAATGGCCAAGATCGGTGCCACCGACAAGGGCGGCGTCTGCCGCCTGGCGCTGACCGATCTGGACCGCCAGGGCCGCGACCTGTTCGTGCAATGGGCGAAGGATGCCGGCTGCACGATCACCGTCGACAAGATGGGCAACATCTTCGCCCGCCGCGAGGGCCGCAACCCGTCGCTGCCGCCGGTGATGACCGGCAGCCATCTGGACAGCCAGCCGACCGGCGGCCGGTTCGACGGCGTCTATGGCGTGCTGGCCGGGCTTGAGGTGCTGCGCACCCTGAACGACCTGAATTACGAGACCGAGGCCCCGGTCGAGGTGGCGGTCTGGACCAATGAGGAAGGCTCGCGCTTCGCGCCGGCGATGGTGGCGTCGGGTGTGTTCGCGGGGGTGTTCGACCTGGATTACGGGTTGTCGCGCGCCGACCAGGATGGCCGCACCATGGGCCAGGAACTGGCGCGCATCGGCTATGCCGGCGACCAGCCGATGGGCAAGCCGGTGGGCGCCTATTTCGAGGCCCATATCGAACAGGGCCCGATCCTTGAGGCCGAGGACAAGACCATCGGCATCGTCACCCACGCTCAGGGCCAGCGCTGGTTCGAGGTGACGCTGACCGGCCAGGAGGCCCATGCCGGGCCGACGCCGATGCCGATCCGCCGCGATGCTCTGCTGGGTGCGGCGCGGATGGTGCAGGCGGTGAACCGGATCGGCCTGGACAATGCGCCGGTCGCCTGCGCCACCGTCGGGCTGATGCAGGTCTATCCCAACAGCCGCAACGTCATTCCCGGCCGGGTGTTCTTCACGGTCGATCTTCGCCATCCCGATGACGCGGTGCTGGCGAAGATGGCGGATGAATTCCACGCCGCCCTGAACGAGATCCTGGCCGAGGGCAAGCTGACCGCCGAGGTGGAGCAGATCTTCTATTACGCCCCGGTGCCGTTCGACGAGGATTGCGTGGGCGCGGTGCGCGCCGCCACCGCCGCCGCCGGGTTCAGCAACCGCGACATCGTCTCGGGCGCCGGCCATGACGCCTGCTATCTGGCCAAGGTGGCGCCCACCGGCATGATCTTCATCCCCTGCATCGACGGCATCAGCCACAACGAGGTCGAGGACGCCAAGCCGGAATGGGTGTCGGCCGGCTGCGAGGTGCTGCTGGGCGCGATGCTGGAACGGGCCAATGCGGGGGGCGCCACGGTGGGTGCCGGCTCGAAGGCCGACGCCGCCTGA
- a CDS encoding NAD(P)-dependent oxidoreductase: protein MDETGDIRAGRLPADTIRQNFLDAHPPLDKRAALVEASRCHFCWDAPCVTACPTGIDIPSFIRKIATDNMKGAATDILSANIMGGMCARVCPTEILCEQACVRHDQDEKPVEIGLLQRHATDWVYGSDTTPPVPLFQRGAPTGRHVAVVGGGPAGLACAHRLAMLGHEVTIFEARDKLGGLNEYGIAAYKTVDDFAAREVAWILSIGGITVKTGQMLGRDITLDELRGGYDAVFLGMGLGAVRALGAPGEGLDGVEPAVDFIARLRQADDRAGVTVGRQVVVIGGGNTAVDAAVQSKKLGAEDVTMVYRRGTAEMSATPDEQDFARTNGVVLRTWLRPVAVHGADGRVTGVEFAYTAPDADGRPQDTGDRRVIAADQVLLAIGQVLVPDGFGGAAVLEMAGGRIVVDGGMATSLAGVWAGGDCVEGGIDLTVQAVEHGKRAALSITRTLAALEGVAA from the coding sequence ATGGACGAGACGGGTGACATCCGCGCCGGCCGTCTGCCGGCCGACACGATCCGACAGAACTTCCTCGACGCCCATCCGCCGCTCGACAAGCGCGCGGCACTGGTGGAGGCGAGCCGCTGCCATTTCTGCTGGGACGCGCCCTGCGTGACCGCATGCCCGACCGGCATCGATATTCCCAGCTTCATCCGCAAGATCGCCACCGACAACATGAAGGGGGCGGCAACCGACATCCTGTCGGCCAATATCATGGGCGGCATGTGCGCGCGGGTCTGCCCGACCGAGATCCTGTGCGAACAGGCCTGCGTTCGTCATGACCAGGACGAGAAGCCGGTGGAGATCGGGCTGTTGCAGCGCCATGCCACCGACTGGGTGTATGGATCGGACACGACGCCGCCCGTGCCGCTCTTCCAGCGCGGCGCCCCGACCGGGCGGCATGTGGCGGTGGTCGGCGGCGGCCCGGCGGGCTTAGCTTGCGCCCACCGGCTGGCGATGCTGGGCCATGAGGTGACGATCTTTGAGGCCCGCGACAAGCTGGGCGGCCTGAACGAATACGGCATCGCCGCCTATAAGACGGTCGATGATTTCGCGGCGCGCGAGGTGGCATGGATCCTGTCGATCGGCGGCATCACGGTGAAGACCGGCCAGATGCTGGGCCGCGATATCACCCTTGATGAACTCCGTGGCGGCTATGACGCGGTGTTCCTGGGGATGGGGCTTGGGGCGGTGCGCGCGTTGGGCGCGCCCGGCGAGGGGCTGGACGGGGTGGAGCCGGCGGTGGATTTCATCGCCCGGCTGCGGCAGGCCGACGACCGGGCAGGGGTGACGGTCGGCCGGCAGGTGGTGGTGATCGGCGGCGGCAACACCGCGGTCGACGCGGCGGTGCAGTCGAAGAAGCTCGGTGCCGAGGACGTGACCATGGTCTATCGGCGCGGCACGGCCGAGATGAGCGCCACGCCCGACGAGCAGGATTTCGCCCGGACCAATGGCGTGGTGCTGCGCACATGGCTGCGGCCGGTGGCGGTGCATGGCGCCGACGGCCGGGTGACCGGGGTTGAATTCGCCTATACCGCCCCCGATGCCGATGGCCGGCCGCAGGATACCGGCGACCGCCGGGTGATCGCCGCCGATCAGGTGCTGCTGGCGATCGGTCAGGTGCTGGTGCCCGATGGCTTTGGTGGTGCCGCGGTGCTGGAGATGGCCGGCGGCCGCATCGTCGTCGATGGCGGCATGGCCACTTCGCTGGCCGGTGTCTGGGCGGGTGGCGACTGCGTTGAAGGCGGCATCGACCTGACGGTGCAGGCGGTTGAGCACGGCAAGCGCGCGGCGCTGTCGATTACCCGGACCCTGGCGGCGCTGGAAGGCGTCGCGGCCTGA
- the preA gene encoding NAD-dependent dihydropyrimidine dehydrogenase subunit PreA: MADLSCSFAGIRSPNPFWLASAPPTDKEYNVVRAFEAGWGGVVWKTLGIDPPVVNVSSRYGAVSYNGQRIAGLNNIELITDRPLAVNLEEIARVKRNWPDRAVIVSLMVPCNEADWAYILPMVEETGCDGVELNFGCPHGMSERGMGAAVGQVPEYVEMVTRWVKKHSRLPTIVKLTPNITDVRQSARAAKNGGADAVSLINTINSIVSVDLDLMAPEPTVDGKGTHGGYCGPAVKPIALNMVAEIARDPATQGLPISGIGGIQSWKDSAEFIALGCGSVQVCTAAMHYGFRIVQDMIDGLNNWMDSKGYKTLDDVRGRAVPNVTDWQFLNMKYDIKARIDQDQCIKCGLCHIACEDTSHQAITALKDGRRHFEVVDAECVGCNLCMLACPVPSCITMERVDAGTEYQNWTQHPNNPMANADAAE; the protein is encoded by the coding sequence ATGGCCGATCTGTCCTGCAGCTTCGCCGGTATCCGCTCCCCCAACCCGTTCTGGCTGGCCTCGGCCCCGCCGACCGACAAGGAATACAACGTCGTGCGCGCCTTCGAGGCGGGCTGGGGCGGGGTGGTCTGGAAGACGCTCGGCATCGACCCGCCGGTGGTGAACGTGTCGTCGCGCTATGGCGCGGTGTCGTATAACGGCCAGCGCATCGCCGGCCTGAACAATATCGAGCTGATCACCGATCGGCCGCTCGCGGTCAATCTGGAAGAGATCGCGCGGGTGAAGCGCAACTGGCCGGATCGCGCGGTCATCGTCTCGCTGATGGTGCCGTGCAACGAGGCCGACTGGGCCTATATCCTGCCGATGGTGGAAGAAACCGGCTGCGATGGCGTGGAGCTGAATTTCGGCTGCCCGCACGGCATGTCGGAGCGCGGCATGGGTGCGGCGGTCGGTCAGGTGCCGGAATATGTCGAGATGGTCACGCGCTGGGTGAAGAAGCATTCGCGCCTGCCGACCATCGTCAAGCTCACCCCCAACATCACCGATGTCCGCCAGTCGGCGCGGGCGGCGAAGAATGGCGGCGCCGATGCGGTGTCGCTGATCAACACCATCAACTCGATCGTCTCGGTCGATCTGGACCTGATGGCGCCCGAACCGACTGTTGATGGCAAGGGCACCCATGGCGGCTATTGCGGCCCGGCGGTGAAGCCGATCGCGCTCAACATGGTGGCCGAGATCGCGCGTGATCCGGCGACCCAGGGCCTGCCGATTTCCGGCATCGGCGGTATCCAGAGCTGGAAGGACAGCGCCGAGTTCATCGCCCTTGGCTGCGGCAGCGTTCAGGTCTGCACCGCCGCGATGCATTACGGCTTCCGGATCGTTCAGGACATGATCGACGGCCTGAACAACTGGATGGACAGCAAGGGCTACAAGACCCTCGACGACGTCCGCGGCCGGGCGGTGCCGAATGTCACCGACTGGCAGTTCCTGAACATGAAATACGACATCAAGGCCCGGATCGATCAGGACCAGTGCATCAAATGCGGGCTGTGCCATATCGCCTGTGAAGACACCTCGCATCAGGCGATCACCGCCCTGAAAGACGGCCGGCGCCATTTCGAGGTGGTCGATGCCGAATGCGTCGGCTGCAATCTGTGCATGCTGGCCTGCCCGGTGCCGAGCTGCATCACCATGGAACGGGTGGATGCCGGCACCGAATACCAGAACTGGACCCAGCATCCCAACAACCCGATGGCCAATGCCGACGCTGCCGAATAG
- a CDS encoding NCS1 family nucleobase:cation symporter-1, giving the protein MSDHVQYGAAARGAAPSGATSAHGRAAAHDPSLWNADLAPTTADQRSWDWPSIAALWVGMVVCVPTYMIAAGLVSEGMNWWQAVLTVLAGNVVVLVPMLLIGHAGAKHGIPFPVLLRASFGTRGARLPALMRGLVACGWFGINTWVGGSAIYVILNAITGDAVAGRPLPLLGIDLAQLLSFLAFWALHLYFVAKGTESIRWLEKAAAPVLLGMGLVLLGWAYVNAGGFGVMLSQPSAFGPGGAKEGQFWSAFWPGLTAMVGFWATMALNIPDFTRFARSQRDQFLGQAVGLPLPMALFAFIGVAVTSATVVIYGEAIWDPVALAGRMGGLGVVLALGALLIATLTTNIAANMVAPANGFSNLAPSRISFRMGGYITAGIGIAMFPWKLLESAGGYLFVWLIGYSALLGPIAGLLIADYFFIRRTRLDVDALFRSDGPYSYRGGWNPAAVIALIVGILPNLPGFLSTAGIIGPVGDVWIQIYGYAWFVGLAVSAIVYLGLMRGRASA; this is encoded by the coding sequence ATGTCAGACCATGTTCAATACGGGGCCGCCGCGCGCGGGGCCGCTCCGTCCGGCGCCACATCCGCGCATGGCCGCGCGGCGGCGCATGATCCGTCACTGTGGAATGCCGATCTGGCGCCGACCACAGCCGATCAGCGGAGCTGGGACTGGCCATCGATCGCCGCCCTGTGGGTGGGGATGGTGGTCTGCGTGCCCACCTATATGATCGCCGCCGGGCTGGTATCGGAAGGCATGAACTGGTGGCAGGCGGTGCTGACCGTGCTGGCCGGCAATGTGGTGGTGCTGGTGCCGATGCTGCTGATCGGCCATGCCGGCGCCAAGCATGGGATTCCGTTTCCGGTGCTGCTGCGGGCATCCTTCGGCACGCGCGGCGCCAGATTACCGGCGCTGATGCGCGGGCTGGTCGCCTGCGGCTGGTTCGGCATCAACACCTGGGTCGGCGGATCGGCGATCTATGTTATCCTGAACGCCATCACCGGCGATGCGGTGGCAGGCAGGCCCCTGCCGCTGCTGGGTATCGATCTGGCGCAGTTGCTCAGCTTCCTGGCGTTCTGGGCGCTGCATCTGTATTTCGTGGCCAAGGGCACGGAATCGATCCGCTGGCTGGAAAAGGCGGCGGCGCCGGTGCTGCTGGGGATGGGGCTGGTGCTGCTGGGCTGGGCCTATGTCAATGCCGGCGGTTTCGGTGTGATGCTGTCGCAGCCATCCGCCTTTGGTCCTGGCGGCGCGAAAGAGGGCCAGTTCTGGTCGGCCTTCTGGCCGGGCCTGACTGCAATGGTCGGTTTCTGGGCGACGATGGCGCTGAACATTCCCGATTTCACCCGCTTCGCCCGCAGCCAGCGCGACCAGTTTCTGGGCCAGGCGGTGGGCCTGCCGCTGCCGATGGCGCTGTTCGCCTTCATCGGCGTCGCGGTCACCTCGGCCACCGTGGTCATCTATGGCGAGGCGATCTGGGATCCGGTGGCGCTGGCCGGCCGCATGGGCGGGCTGGGCGTGGTGCTGGCGCTGGGTGCGCTGCTGATCGCCACGCTCACCACCAACATCGCCGCCAACATGGTGGCGCCGGCCAACGGCTTTTCCAATCTGGCGCCGTCGCGGATTTCGTTCAGGATGGGGGGGTACATCACCGCCGGCATCGGCATTGCCATGTTCCCCTGGAAGCTGCTGGAATCGGCCGGTGGTTATCTGTTCGTCTGGTTGATCGGCTATTCGGCGCTGCTGGGGCCGATCGCCGGGCTGCTGATCGCGGACTATTTCTTCATCCGCCGCACCCGGCTGGATGTGGACGCGCTGTTCAGGTCCGATGGCCCCTATAGCTATCGCGGCGGCTGGAATCCGGCGGCGGTGATCGCGCTGATCGTCGGCATCCTGCCCAACCTGCCGGGTTTCCTGTCCACCGCCGGCATCATCGGCCCGGTGGGGGATGTCTGGATCCAGATCTATGGCTATGCCTGGTTTGTGGGGCTGGCCGTTTCCGCCATTGTCTATCTCGGCCTGATGCGGGGCAGGGCCTCCGCCTGA
- the hydA gene encoding dihydropyrimidinase, protein MSLLIKGGTVVTADQTMRADVYCADGRIAAVGEALDVPAGAEVVDAGGALVMPGGIDPHTHMQLPFMGTVTSEDFESGTAAALAGGTTSIIDFVIPDPQQPLMDAFRTWRGWAEKSVADYGFHVAVTWWDDSVHADMGRLVRDEGVNSFKHFMAYKGAIMAPDEVLVRSFERALELGAMPTVHAENGELVWTLQQKIKERGFTGPEGHPLSRPPEVEGEAANRAIRIAQVLGVPIYIVHVSCKESLEAITRARLEGQRVFGEVLAGHLVVDDSVYRHPDWDTAAAYVMSPPFRSKEHQAALWKGLQSGNLQTTATDHCCFCADQKRMGLGDFTKIPNGTAGVEDRMAVLWHHGVNAGRMTPNEFVAATSANAAKIFNIYPRKGAITPGADADLVVWDPKASRTISAKTHHQKIDFNIFEGMTVEGSAAVTVSAGEVVWKNGTLDVRTGRGRYVKRPNFSPMFEALGKLAARTAPMPVDRKLPTAAE, encoded by the coding sequence ATGTCGCTGCTGATCAAGGGAGGCACGGTCGTCACCGCCGACCAGACGATGCGTGCCGACGTCTATTGTGCCGACGGCCGGATCGCCGCGGTCGGCGAGGCGCTTGACGTGCCCGCGGGCGCCGAAGTGGTCGATGCCGGCGGCGCGCTGGTGATGCCGGGCGGCATCGACCCTCACACCCATATGCAGTTGCCGTTCATGGGCACGGTCACGAGCGAGGATTTCGAGAGCGGCACCGCCGCGGCGCTTGCCGGCGGCACCACCTCGATCATCGATTTCGTGATCCCCGATCCGCAGCAGCCGCTGATGGATGCCTTCCGCACCTGGCGCGGCTGGGCGGAGAAGTCGGTGGCCGATTACGGCTTCCATGTCGCCGTCACCTGGTGGGACGACAGCGTGCATGCCGATATGGGCCGGCTGGTGCGTGACGAGGGCGTCAACAGCTTCAAGCATTTCATGGCCTATAAGGGCGCGATCATGGCACCCGACGAGGTGCTGGTGCGCAGTTTCGAGCGCGCGCTTGAGCTTGGGGCGATGCCGACCGTTCATGCCGAGAACGGCGAACTGGTCTGGACCCTGCAACAGAAGATCAAGGAGCGCGGCTTCACCGGCCCCGAGGGCCATCCGCTGTCGCGCCCGCCTGAGGTGGAGGGCGAAGCCGCGAACCGCGCGATCCGCATCGCTCAGGTGCTGGGCGTGCCGATCTATATCGTCCATGTCTCGTGCAAGGAGAGCCTGGAGGCGATCACCCGCGCGCGGCTGGAGGGCCAGCGGGTGTTCGGCGAGGTGCTGGCCGGGCATCTGGTGGTCGATGACAGCGTCTATCGCCATCCCGACTGGGACACGGCGGCGGCCTATGTGATGAGCCCGCCCTTCCGGTCGAAGGAACATCAGGCGGCGCTGTGGAAGGGGTTGCAGTCGGGCAATCTGCAGACCACCGCCACCGATCATTGCTGCTTCTGTGCCGATCAGAAGCGCATGGGGCTGGGCGATTTCACCAAGATCCCGAACGGCACGGCCGGTGTGGAGGACCGCATGGCGGTGCTGTGGCATCACGGCGTCAATGCCGGCCGGATGACGCCCAATGAATTCGTCGCCGCGACATCGGCCAATGCCGCGAAGATCTTCAACATCTATCCGCGCAAGGGCGCCATTACGCCGGGCGCCGATGCCGATCTGGTGGTCTGGGATCCCAAGGCCAGCCGGACGATCTCGGCCAAGACCCACCATCAGAAGATCGACTTCAACATCTTCGAGGGCATGACCGTGGAAGGATCGGCGGCGGTGACGGTGTCCGCCGGCGAGGTGGTGTGGAAGAACGGCACGCTGGACGTGCGCACCGGCCGTGGCCGCTATGTCAAACGGCCGAATTTCTCGCCGATGTTCGAGGCACTGGGCAAGCTGGCGGCCAGGACCGCGCCGATGCCGGTGGATCGCAAGCTGCCGACGGCGGCGGAGTGA